The Antedon mediterranea chromosome 11, ecAntMedi1.1, whole genome shotgun sequence genome window below encodes:
- the LOC140063166 gene encoding small ribosomal subunit protein mS29-like, with protein MRAILKIATAINSRYWNVGVTCQSIRWMSFQSSENDPAKQGLQHQSQLYHIPQEDISKIFHVGYSNKWFSLSEVLGEGKIMIRRPALEVIDYLKKSDYNQAPVRYVLYGSRGSGKTLSLMHIMHYCLNQGWLIVHIPNANNWNVNNKWDFLDSVSHEGMYDQPAFSSEWLKHFKYRNESMLSNLKTHQKYVWSKRELTESGQPLISVVEQGINRPKNSTDVIGVVLKELKLNSLSNNCKMLYAVKAVNGLFAEMTNIRKTGGYMIPVRELTMLMHFRKFLKANWKNGAIITTVDQHNSYRELKADYKPLYLLKQEGFEMMDPFIPIKVDNYSEKEFECMMQYLLDKKWIQNEKFHTESGKQELKFLTSLNPGALQRICFPL; from the exons ATGAGGGCTATCTTAAAAATTGCAacg GCTATAAATTCCAGATACTGGAATGTGGGCGTAACCTGCCAATCAATCCGGTGGATGTCATTTCAAAGTTCTGAAAATGACCca GCAAAACAAGGATTACAACATCAAAGTCAGCTGTATCACATACCACAGGAGGACATCAGTAAAATATTCCATGTGGGCTATTCCAACAAATGGTTCTCCTTg agtGAAGTTCTTGGAGAAGGCAAGATTATGATTAGAAGGCCAGCATTAGAAGTGATAGATTATTTGAAGAAGAGTGATTATAACCAAGCCCCAGTACGATATGTATTATATGGCAGCAGGGGAAGTGGCAAAACATTGTCTTTGATGCATATTATGCATTATTGTTTAAATCAAGGATGGCTGATTGTACACATTCCTAATG CTAATAACTGGAATGTAAACAACAAATGGGATTTCCTTGATAGTGTATCACATGAAGGAATGTATGATCAACCAGCATTTTCAAGTGAATGgcttaaacattttaaatatagaaatgAATCTATGTTATCTAAT TTAAAAACACATCAAAAATATGTATGGAGCAAGCGTGAACTAACCGAGTCTGGTCAACCTCTTATTAGTGTTGTAGAACAG GGAATAAATCGACCAAAGAATTCAACTGATGTCATTGGTGTTGTTTTAAAAGAGTTGAAACTAAATAGCTTGTCAAATAATTGCAAAATGTTATATGCAGTAAAAGCGGTAAATGGACTTTTTGCAGAGATGACAAATATCCGAAAAACAGGAGGATACATG attcctGTTCGAGAACTTACGATGTTAATGCACTTCAGAAAGTTTTTGAAAGCAAATTGG aaaaATGGTGCTATTATTACAACAGTTGACCAGCATAATAGTTACAGGGAGTTGAAGGCCGATTATAAGCCCCTATACTTGTTAAAACAAGAA GGCTTTGAAATGATGGATCCATTTATTCCTATCAAAGTAGACAATTATTCTGAAAAGGAATTTGAATGTATGATGCAGTATTTATTAGATAAAAAGTGgattcaaaatgaaaaat TTCATACCGAAAGTGGAAAACaagaattaaaatttttaaCATCTCTGAATCCTGGTGCTCTACAGCGAATCTGTTTCCCTCTGTAA